The Amycolatopsis mongoliensis genome includes a window with the following:
- the rho gene encoding transcription termination factor Rho has translation MPFHGILDLSGKTAFVRTGYRPCPDDIALPLSVVRKHKLRPGDEITGTTEEITSVNGADPAEPRPDFADLVPVHPDQRLLLETTPTRLLPRVLDLVTPLGKGQRALIVSPPKAGKTTTLREIGHGISVNHPECRLMVLLADERPEEVTDLRRTVRGEVIASTFDRPPAEHIAVAELAVERAKRLVERGEDVVLLLDSLTRLGRAYNLSARPSGRTLSGGVDAAALQPMKRILGAARNLEGGGSLTIVASALVETGSLADTVFFEELKSTGNAELKLDRKTAERRTFPAVDVAASGTRREELLVTPGELVAMREVRRALQGPHAIEQLLDQLRKTGSNAEFLLRVTGAAAAAMPAAA, from the coding sequence ATGCCCTTTCACGGAATCCTTGACCTGTCAGGAAAAACCGCCTTCGTCCGCACCGGCTACCGGCCGTGCCCGGACGACATCGCACTCCCGCTTTCCGTCGTCCGCAAGCACAAGCTGCGTCCCGGCGACGAAATCACCGGAACCACCGAGGAAATCACCAGCGTCAACGGTGCCGACCCGGCGGAGCCGCGGCCGGACTTCGCCGACCTGGTCCCGGTGCACCCGGACCAGCGCCTGCTGCTCGAAACCACGCCGACGCGCCTGCTGCCGCGCGTCCTCGACCTCGTCACCCCGCTCGGCAAGGGGCAGCGCGCACTGATCGTCTCCCCGCCCAAAGCGGGGAAAACCACGACGCTGCGTGAGATCGGCCACGGGATCTCGGTCAACCACCCGGAATGCCGGCTGATGGTGCTGCTCGCCGACGAGCGTCCGGAGGAGGTCACCGATCTGCGCCGGACCGTGCGCGGTGAGGTGATCGCGTCCACTTTCGACCGTCCGCCCGCCGAACACATCGCGGTGGCGGAACTCGCCGTCGAACGCGCGAAACGCCTGGTGGAGCGCGGCGAAGACGTCGTGCTGCTGCTCGATTCGCTGACCCGCCTCGGCCGCGCGTACAACCTTTCGGCCCGCCCGTCCGGCCGCACCCTGTCCGGCGGCGTCGACGCGGCCGCGCTGCAGCCGATGAAGCGCATCCTCGGCGCGGCCCGCAACCTCGAAGGCGGCGGGTCGCTCACGATCGTCGCTTCGGCGCTCGTGGAAACCGGTTCGCTGGCCGACACGGTGTTCTTCGAGGAGCTGAAGAGCACCGGCAACGCCGAGCTGAAACTCGACCGCAAGACGGCCGAGCGCCGCACCTTCCCGGCGGTCGACGTGGCCGCGTCCGGCACCCGGCGCGAAGAACTCCTGGTCACACCGGGTGAACTCGTCGCGATGCGCGAGGTTCGCCGGGCCCTGCAGGGCCCGCACGCGATCGAGCAGCTGCTCGACCAGCTCCGCAAGACGGGGTCCAACGCCGAGTTCCTGCTCCGCGTGACGGGCGCCGCGGCCGCCGCCATGCCCGCTGCGGCCTGA
- a CDS encoding DUF3072 domain-containing protein, translating into MTDQVEPNPEKDPSDWMTGDEPMTGPQKSYLQTLAQEAGEEVPDGLTKAEASTRIDELQRETGRGT; encoded by the coding sequence GTGACCGACCAGGTGGAACCGAACCCGGAGAAGGACCCGAGCGACTGGATGACCGGCGACGAGCCGATGACCGGGCCACAGAAGTCCTACCTGCAGACGCTGGCCCAGGAGGCCGGTGAAGAGGTGCCTGACGGCTTGACCAAGGCCGAGGCTTCGACGCGGATCGACGAGCTCCAGCGCGAGACCGGCCGAGGTACCTGA
- a CDS encoding ATP-binding protein produces MGESTDGDQTGTTPPARTGTGAVVTSKFEELAPALPNEMAGLRRKLTQWLGEFPLDPESTHDITLATYEALANVVAHAYPDGRGWTRLQAARTGDTVTVTVTDTGCGIPATSPRRAGLRTSGGRGLVLIEKVTDQSDIETGCDGTTVRMTWRPAALRDQNPA; encoded by the coding sequence ATGGGTGAGAGCACCGACGGCGACCAAACCGGGACCACGCCTCCGGCGCGCACCGGTACCGGCGCCGTGGTCACCTCGAAGTTCGAAGAACTGGCGCCCGCGCTGCCGAACGAGATGGCGGGCCTGCGCCGCAAGCTGACCCAGTGGCTCGGCGAGTTCCCGCTCGACCCGGAGAGCACGCACGACATCACGCTGGCCACGTACGAAGCGCTGGCGAACGTGGTGGCCCACGCCTACCCGGACGGCCGCGGCTGGACCCGCCTCCAGGCGGCCCGCACCGGCGACACGGTGACGGTCACGGTGACGGACACGGGCTGCGGAATCCCGGCGACGAGCCCGCGCCGGGCCGGCCTGCGCACCTCGGGCGGGCGCGGCCTGGTGTTGATCGAGAAGGTGACGGACCAGTCCGACATCGAAACGGGTTGCGACGGCACGACGGTCCGCATGACCTGGCGCCCGGCGGCGCTGAGGGACCAGAACCCGGCCTGA